The region GTTGGCAAGGCTTTTTAATGCTCCAAAGGATTGTGATTTTCTTGGTACTAGTACTATTGGTTCATCTGAAGCTATAATGTTGGGAGTTCTTGCTCATAAATGGGCTTGGAGAGAAAATAGGAAAGCTGAAGGTAAAGATTGTTCTAATCCTAATATTGTTATGGGTGCCGATGTTCATGTTGTTTGGGAGAAGTTTGCCAAATATTTTGACGTTGAACTTAGAATGGTTCCAATGGAAAAAGGCGAATATACATTAACTGCTGATAAAGTTAAAGAAAATATTGATGAAAATACTATTGCTGTGGGTGTGGTTCTTGGAACAACTTTCACTGGTCAAATTGATCAAATACAAGAGATTAATGAGCTTTTAGTTAATGTTAAAGAAGAAAAAGGTTGGGATATTCCAATTCATGTTGATGGTGCAAGTGGTGCTTTTATAATTCCTTTCCTTGATCCTGATTTTAAATGGGATTTTAGACTTTCTCATGTAAGGTCTATTAATGTTTCTGGACATAAATATGGGCTTGTTTATCCTGGTGTTGGTTGGTTAATTTTTAAAGATAAAAAATATCTTTCAGATGATTTGATTTTTGAGGTTAATTATTTAGGTGGTATTATTCCAACATTTAATCTTAATTTTTCAAAAGGAAGTAGTATGATTATTGCACAATACTATAATCTTTTAAGACTTGGAAAACAAGGATATTCAAGTATTATGAACAATTTAATGGAAACAGCTACATATCTTGCAAATACTCTTAAAAACACTGGATATTTTAAGTTATTAGATGAAGAGTTAGTTTTACCAATATTAGCTATAAAACTTGATAATTTAGATGATCTTGATGGTGCAGATGATCTTACTGTTTTTGATATTTCTAGAAAACTTCGTGAAAGAGGATGGTTAGTTCCAGCTTATACTTTACCAGCTAATGCTGAAGATATCGCAGTTTTAAGAATTGTTATAAAAGAGAATTTCACAAGAGATATGGCTGATCTTTTAGTTCAAGATTTAAATAATATTTTTGATGGGTATAAAAAAGATTCAAAGGATGATTCAGAAAATGAACCTTTAATTAATATATTTTAATAATTATAATTAATATTATTAATAAAAGTTTTAATATGCATATTTATTTATTATTTATATTTAATTAGTAAACTACATATTAAAAGTAAATTTTTGCCCCTTTTTATTAATAAAATATTTATATCTAAAAGTAAATATTATAAATGAATATTATTTTAATAATTGAATTTTTTAATAATTGAATGCTTTAATAGATGAACATATATTCTAATAAAAATCCTAGCTTGCATTATTTAACATTTGCAATTTTTATCAATATATTTATACTTTTATAATAATTTGTTGTGAAAGATATGTCAGAGGAACTGAATAATAAACCAAATAAGGCGAATCTTCTTATTGAAGCATTACCTTATATAAAAGAATTTCATCATAAAAAAATCATGATAAAGTATGGTGGACATGCTATGATTGATGAAGAAGCTATGAACTCTACAGCTAGAGATACAGTTTTACTTAAATATGTAGGTATGGAACCTATTGTTGTTCATGGTGGAGGTCCTGAGATTACTCGTTCTATGAATAAAATGGGTAAAGAGCCTAGATTTATTAAAGGACTTCGTATTACTGATGAAGAGACTATGGATATTGTTACAATGGTTTTAGTTGGCAAAATTAGTACAGAAATTGTTTCTAAAATCGGTATTCATGGTGGAAAAGCTTCTGGTATTTCAGGAAAAGATAGTCAATTAATTGTAGCTTCTAAAAAAGCTCCTCATAGAATAACAGATGAAGAGACAGGTGAGGAACATGAAATTGATTTAGGTTTAGTTGGTCAAATTGACTCTTTAAATACTGAAATTGTACAAATGTTCACTGATAATGATTATATTCCAGTTATATCTCCTATTGGTGTAGATGATAATGGAAATACATTAAATCTTAATGCTGATACTGTTGCTGGAGAAGTAGCTAGTAAAATGAACTCTGAAAAATTAATAATTTTAACCGATGTTCCTGGTGTACTTAAAGATCCTAATGATCCTAAATCATTAATCAAAAAGATTAAAGTAGATGAAGTTGATGATTTAATTAAAGATGGAACTATAAGTGGAGGTATGATTCCTAAAGTAGAAACTTGTGTTAAGGCTATTGAAGGAGGAGTAAAATCTGCTCATATTATAGACGGCAGAGTTAAACATTCTCTACTTCTTGAAATATTTACTACAAAAGGTATTGGAACTATGATTACATTATAGTTTTATTATTTATTATAGCTTTATTAAAATAGCTCTATTATTAATATTACTTTATTATTTTTTCTATTATCAATTTTTATTAGTATTTATTCAAATTATTTTTTATTAATATTATTTTTATGGTTATCAATTTTTATTAATATTTATTGAAATTATTTTTTATTAATATTATTTTTATTATTTATTTTATTATTGTCTATTATTAGTATTACTTTTATTATTACTTTTACTATTATTTTTATTACTATTTATTAAATTAATTAGGTAATTTTCATTAGTTAGTTAATTTTCATTATTTTTGATTGTTTTTAAATTAAATTTTCTAATTCTTTTTTAATAGCTATAGTAATATCAGATGTTTTTGAGTTTCCTCCTAAGTCAGGAGTAGCTATTTTTTTTGATTTTAAAACATTTTCAACAGCTTTATTAATTTGTTTAGCATAAAAATCTTCTTTTAAAAATTCTAACATCATACTAATGGATAATATCATAGCTATTGGGTTAGCTAATCCTTTTCCTTCAATATCTGGGGCAGAGCCATGAACTGGTTCAAATAAACCGTTTTTATCTCCTATGTTAGCTGAAGGTGATAGTCCAAGACCACCAACTAATCCTGCTCCTTCATCAGATAGTATATCTCCATAAAGGTTACTTGTTACTATTATATCGAATTCTTGTGGTTTTGTTATTAAATACATTGCAGTTGCATCTATATAATAATCATTAGCTTTTATATCAGGGCATTTTGCTGAATATCTTTCCACTACATTGTAAAACGATTCTTTAAATATACCATCAGTTTTTTTTAATACATTTTCTTTATGAACGCAAGTAATTTTTTTTCTATTGTTTTTTATCGCTGTTTTATATGCAAATTCACATATTTTTGTACTTGCCTTTTTAGTTATAACTCTTTTAGCTATTGTTTTTGTGATTTTATTATTTTTTTCATTTTCATTATTTTCTTTCTTTTCTTTCTTTGTACTGTTTTTTTCTTCCTCTTTTTCAAAAGACTCTATTTGAGAGTATAATCCTTCTGTATTTTCCCTAATGATTAAAAAATCAATATTATTAAATAGTGAGTTTACTCCTTCAAATGTTTTTATAGGTCTTAAATTAGCAAATACGTCGAGTTCTTTTCTAAGAGTTATAATTGGACTTTTTTCACTTGGTGTAGATGTAATAGCTCCAAATAAAGTAGCTGCACTTTTTTTAGCATTTTTTATGGTTTCTTCAGGTATTGTTTTACCACAGTTTTGAAAACATTCAAATCCTGCTTTTGACTTGATAAAATCATAATTTAAATTTAGAGATTCTAAAATAGTTAAACCTGCTTCCATAACTTCCTTTCCTACTCCATCCCCAGCTATAGTTGTTATCTTTTTCATAGATTATCTCTCAATTAACATTATTGTTTTAATTTGTGTTTTTAATTAATTATACTTTAATTAATATAATCATATAATTAATATAACTTAATTACTATAATTTGATTAATATTTATTTGATGATTTATTTGATGTTTTTAAAAATTGATATTAGTTTTAAATTTATAATTTTTGATTTATTGATTGTTAAACTTATTGATTTAGTTAAATATTTATCTTATGAATAATATAATGTACATTATAGGTTATATTTTTAATTATTTATGTTTTCAATGTTTTGAATTCATATTTAAATCATTAAAAGTATTAAAATATAGTTCGTATTATGTCAAAGTATTTATATTATGTATTACATATATAGTATTAAGATTATATTATTATAATTTGTTATAATTTATATAGAAATTTATAAAAATTTCCAATTAAAATAAATGAGAATAGAATTTAATGGAAATAAAGTTTATAAAATAATAGGAGTTATTGCTATGGAAAAAACTATAAAACAACTTATTGAGGATTTGAATAATGATGATGAGTTTGTTCAAGAAGAAGCACTTGGACTTCTTGAATTTAGATCTGAAGAGTCTCTTGATCCTCTTATTGAAGTTTTATCTACTAAAGGTACAAATAAAAATATAAAAATGTCTTCTGCAAAATTATTAGGTATTATAGGTGATGAAAAAGCTATTGATCCACTTATAGCTACTTTAAAAGACAATAATAAGCTTGTTAGAAGAGAAGCTTCAACTGCACTAAGTCGTATGGGTGATAAAGCTGTTGATCCCTTGATAGCTATTCTTGATGATGATGATTGGAGAGTTAGAGGGGCTGCTGCATGGGCTTTAGGTAAAATAGGAGATAAAAATGCTATTGGTCCTTTAAAATCACTTCTTGATGATGATAGTGGATTTGTAAGAACTGGTGCTAAGTTTGCTTTAGATAATATTGAAGAATAATTGGTATTTTATATCTTTATTAAAATAACTAATGTATTATCTCTATTAAAATAACTAATATAAAATAAATAATATTAATCATATAAAATAAATAGTATTAACCAATATAAAATAAATAATATTAATCATATAAAATAAATAGTATTAACCAATATAAAATAAATAATATTTATTAAAAATTTATTAAAAATTCATATATAAAATTTATATATTATATTATTTATTAAAATAACTAACTAAGACTTTATATCTTTATTGAAATAAGTAATATTTTATAATATTATAATAATAATTATAATATTATTAAAAGTTTTAATAAGTTTATCTTTCATTATTTTTTGTTTTTAATTTTAATCTTTTCTTTTTATTTTTATATGAGATTTTAGATTTTATTTTTAATTATTATTTAATTATTTTATTAATAGTTATAAATGTTATAAAAGTTATAAAATTAATTTTTTTTGAAAAATAAAAATAATATATTATTTATTAATTTTTTTAAACAATTTCAAAAAAAAATCTATTCTTTGATATAATTTTTCAGAAAAATTAACTAATCGGAAAGATACTTCCGGTAGATTTATATATGATAAAAGCTATATTAATAC is a window of Methanobrevibacter arboriphilus JCM 13429 = DSM 1125 DNA encoding:
- the argB gene encoding acetylglutamate kinase, with the protein product MSEELNNKPNKANLLIEALPYIKEFHHKKIMIKYGGHAMIDEEAMNSTARDTVLLKYVGMEPIVVHGGGPEITRSMNKMGKEPRFIKGLRITDEETMDIVTMVLVGKISTEIVSKIGIHGGKASGISGKDSQLIVASKKAPHRITDEETGEEHEIDLGLVGQIDSLNTEIVQMFTDNDYIPVISPIGVDDNGNTLNLNADTVAGEVASKMNSEKLIILTDVPGVLKDPNDPKSLIKKIKVDEVDDLIKDGTISGGMIPKVETCVKAIEGGVKSAHIIDGRVKHSLLLEIFTTKGIGTMITL
- a CDS encoding glutamate decarboxylase, which codes for MLSNKVNLKDMKKTGKNTSIYGTRYVSEPIPKFEIPDEGMPSKAAYQLINDELNLDGNPNLNLASFVTTWMEPEADILINQTNGKNFVDNDEYPQTEIIQNRVINMLARLFNAPKDCDFLGTSTIGSSEAIMLGVLAHKWAWRENRKAEGKDCSNPNIVMGADVHVVWEKFAKYFDVELRMVPMEKGEYTLTADKVKENIDENTIAVGVVLGTTFTGQIDQIQEINELLVNVKEEKGWDIPIHVDGASGAFIIPFLDPDFKWDFRLSHVRSINVSGHKYGLVYPGVGWLIFKDKKYLSDDLIFEVNYLGGIIPTFNLNFSKGSSMIIAQYYNLLRLGKQGYSSIMNNLMETATYLANTLKNTGYFKLLDEELVLPILAIKLDNLDDLDGADDLTVFDISRKLRERGWLVPAYTLPANAEDIAVLRIVIKENFTRDMADLLVQDLNNIFDGYKKDSKDDSENEPLINIF
- a CDS encoding isocitrate/isopropylmalate dehydrogenase family protein translates to MKKITTIAGDGVGKEVMEAGLTILESLNLNYDFIKSKAGFECFQNCGKTIPEETIKNAKKSAATLFGAITSTPSEKSPIITLRKELDVFANLRPIKTFEGVNSLFNNIDFLIIRENTEGLYSQIESFEKEEEKNSTKKEKKENNENEKNNKITKTIAKRVITKKASTKICEFAYKTAIKNNRKKITCVHKENVLKKTDGIFKESFYNVVERYSAKCPDIKANDYYIDATAMYLITKPQEFDIIVTSNLYGDILSDEGAGLVGGLGLSPSANIGDKNGLFEPVHGSAPDIEGKGLANPIAMILSISMMLEFLKEDFYAKQINKAVENVLKSKKIATPDLGGNSKTSDITIAIKKELENLI
- a CDS encoding HEAT repeat domain-containing protein, which translates into the protein MEKTIKQLIEDLNNDDEFVQEEALGLLEFRSEESLDPLIEVLSTKGTNKNIKMSSAKLLGIIGDEKAIDPLIATLKDNNKLVRREASTALSRMGDKAVDPLIAILDDDDWRVRGAAAWALGKIGDKNAIGPLKSLLDDDSGFVRTGAKFALDNIEE